The following are from one region of the Malassezia vespertilionis chromosome 4, complete sequence genome:
- the TYR1 gene encoding prephenate dehydrogenase (NADP(+)) (COG:E; EggNog:ENOG503NVI5; BUSCO:EOG09262CBI), whose translation MEKDDLEIGIIGMGDMGRMYAHKLAAAGWKHVNVCDRPEEYERLREDLQGTGLNVLRDGHQVARRSDFTMYSVESGHIDKVVAQYGASHKLGSIVGGQTSVKAPERAAFEAYLPPDVHIVSCHSLHGPQIDSNGQPLVLIQHRAAEDILHVVERILACLESRYVYMSYEEHDVVTANTQAVTHAAFLTMGTAWSESKEYPWETGRHPGGIEMVKIYLCLRIYGAKSHVYAGLALLNPAARIQVTQYAASSSDLFKLMLTSQYDALVERVFAARRSVFGWADDEVGGADGTGRPMLMTDEMLDEFYVIAQRVTRGEQAGKEAAEAVKTLHAPPNSHLSLLAIADCWHVLGVDPYRHLELAATPVFRMWIGVTQYMFQSPQRLLDACRAAIKDTRFRTDDLEFVIAARGWAQAVQFGDFDAYKRRFEQPHAFFKPRLAEAHKVGAEMLKELSHTR comes from the coding sequence ATGGAGAAGGACGATCTGGAGATTGGCATCATCGGTATGGGCGATATGGGGCGCATGTACGCCCACAAGTTGGCTGCTGCAGGGTGGAAGCATGTGAATGTATGCGATCGGCCCGAAGAATATGAGCGTTTGCGCGAGGACCTGCAGGGCACGGGCCTGAACGTACTCCGTGATGGGCAccaagtcgcgcggcggagcgATTTTACCATGTACTCCGTCGAGTCCGGCCACATTGACAAGGTTGTCGCGCAGtacggcgcgtcgcacaaACTGGGGTCGATTGTCGGCGGACAGACCTCTGTAAAAGCACCGGAGCGTGCCGCGTTCGAAGCATACTTACCGCCCGATGTGCATATCGTCTCCTGTCACTCTCTTCATGGCCCTCAAATCGACTCCAACGGCCAGCCGCTTGTTTTGAtccagcaccgcgcggcaGAAGACATTTTACACGTCGTTGAGCGGATCTTGGCGTGTCTCGAATCGCGGTACGTCTACATGAGCTACGAGGAGCACGATGTGGTCACCGCGAATACGCAGGCTGTCACACACGCAGCGTTCCTTACGATGGGCACCGCTTGGAGCGAGTCAAAAGAGTACCCCTGGGAGACGGGCCGCCATCCCGGCGGGATCGAGATGGTCAAAATATATCTGTGCCTTCGCATCTACGGCGCAAAATCACACGTTTATGCTGGGCTTGCGCTCTTGAACCCTGCCGCACGCATCCAAGTGACGCAGTACGCAGCCAGTTCATCAGACCTGTTCAAGCTCATGCTCACGAGCCAGTACGATGCACTCGTTGAGCGTgtttttgccgcgcgccgcagtgtATTTGGCTGGGCCGACGACGAggtgggcggcgcagacggAACGGGACGACCTATGCTCATGACGGACGAGATGCTCGACGAGTTCTACGTGATTGCTCAGCGTgtcacgcgcggcgagcaggccGGCAAAGAGGCCGCCGAGGCCGTCAAGACGCTCCATGCACCGCCGAACTCCCACCTTTCGCTTCTGGCGATTGCCGACTGCTGGCACGTACTCGGCGTTGATCCGTACCGCCACTTGGAACTTGCCGCGACGCCCGTGTTTCGCATGTGGATCGGCGTGACGCAGTACATGTTTCAGtcgccgcagcggctcCTGGAcgcctgccgcgcggcgatcaAGGATACCCGTTTCCGCACCGATGATCTCGAGTTTGtcattgctgcgcgcggctgggCACAAGCCGTGCAGTTTGGCGACTTTGACGCGTACAAGCGGCGTTTTGAGCAACCGCACGCCTTCTTTAAGCCGCggcttgccgaggcgcacaAGGTCGGCGCGGAAATGCTCAAAGAACTCTCCCATACACGCTAG
- a CDS encoding uncharacterized protein (EggNog:ENOG503P66T), producing MSFLRGVRGLLRSPPSTVRARLSAQPAVMLRPVRAFHVSIRTASQVIADQDPETGLYYHEIDNGTYAVSFLKRPPKNPTSIAVIAHVTSANNSPDEQLRHSPDKVWINPAFFDALHHVLKANVADDETLMVEANLRKNGFAHLFARHHDA from the exons ATGTCGTTCTTACGTGGAGTACGGGGCCTGTTACGgtcgccgccgagcacagtgcgtgcgcgcctcAGCGCACAGCCAGCCGTGATGCTGCGCCCTGTACGTGCCTTCCACGTCAGCATTCGTACAGCAAGCCAAGTCATCGCGGACCAAGATCCGGAGACGGGCCTATACTACCACGAGATAGATAATGGCACCTATGCAGTGAGCTTCTTGAAGCGCCCGCCAAAGAATCCGACCAGCATCGCGGTGATTGCACACGTCACATCTGCCAACAACTCGCCGGACGAACAGCTGCGGCACTCGCCGGACAAGGTGTGGATCAACCCTGCTTTTTTCGATGCGCTACACCATGTTCTGAAAGCAAACGTAGCGGACGATGAAACCCTGATGGTCGAAGCAAATCTGCGCAAAAATGGATTTGCGCACCT ATTCGCGCGGCACCACGATGCCTGA
- a CDS encoding uncharacterized protein (COG:V; EggNog:ENOG503NY4F) has protein sequence MSHALRKRLFADPQLHGTTKAHGAPYEPAYVQYLLVFSPLLTANLHAEDPAKLADQILYYTSMESAVPQAKLVRQVALANAFADFATWMHGQQYHTTDTGLRSLAIGSQHRRLVLVEVAQDMWMHACIALAAWKPYGEHRPAPWLEDCWAQEQLRAAWTAWRLANGDPDTIMEDKGRSALEQSLEQFLSKWVWRWDVEHQWAPALPAAPSAPRVGMVLETMPALSACTDCSAGRLSEAVGLFKQETVAMVAQGDMPHVMLLHDDELLYPQPHTVSTQCAQKEAQNRHDIVRYVLQHLLHMDEARACADAAREKQREESAPKAVRSELAEFAAGLLPGVSDMFSTHARWLTMDPILQPPEVMLERDGARAPSPSLDIEEDMRADGNLREALLDAPPDPCDVHATSAQFSESLHEPLNQFTTHAPFQAFHEQLSHALDMDQGPPEVPSVQQGVCALDAASQAARLADARRTLPKVPAAHATEEKAEKDASAAPWHMAPVQHVHHTGDPALDAEEAPEKWHEATLYVTGEHDALQPVHIVYTTRQLLTVVLVFSHNASRDAWLLPSWRLLQRVQDIVQDTQCAEAAPQYLHVDRASRTAQNNLALLQGGEHRTQASIESQLLDADRLMVSHGVKEVLARSNDSAFWVAARVSTDEAAHTFLVLQGNAQRSYGISECDQQMRRLASEHSEFNL, from the exons ATGAGCCA tgcgctgcgcaagcgcctgtTTGCCGATCCGCAGCTGCACGGAACGACAAAGGCACACGGAGCACCGTATGAGCCGGCCTATGTACAGTACCTCTTGGTATTTTCGCCGTTGCTCACTGCCAACTTGCACGCCGAGGACCCAGCCAAGCTTGCGGACCAGATTCTGTACTATACCAGCATGGAAAGTGCAGTACCGCAAGCCAAGCTTGTGCGCCAGGTCGCACTTGCGAATGCATTTGCGGATTTTGCCACTTGGATGCACGGCCAGCAGTATCACACGACCGATACTGGGCTTCGCAGCCTTGCGATTGGGTCGCAGCACCGGCGCCTGGTGCTGGTCGAGGTTGCACAGGATATGTGGATGCATGCATGCATTGCCCTGGCCGCATGGAAGCCATACGGCGAGCACAGGCCGGCTCCATGGCTCGAGGACTGCTGGGCACAGGAGCAattgcgcgcagcttggaCCGCTTGGCGTCTAGCGAACGGCGATCCAGATACGATTATGGAGGACAAAGGACGCTCTGCGCTAGAGCAGAGCCTCGAGCAGTTTCTGAGCAAATGGGTGTGGCGATGGGACGTAGAGCACCAGTGGGCACCGGCGttgccagcggcgccgtcagcgccgcgcgttggAATGGTGCTGGAAACCATGCCGGCGCTTTCTGCATGCACAGACTGCAGTGCGGGTCGGCTGAGTGAGGCGGTCGGCTTGTTCAAGCAAGAGACAGTCGCCATGGTTGCACAGGGAGACATGCCGCACGTCATGCTTCTTcacgacgacgagctgctgTACCCACAGCCGCACACGGTCTCTACGCAATGCGCACAGAAAGAAGCTCAAAACCGTCACGATATTGTGCGGTACGTTTTGCAGCATCTTTTGCACatggacgaagcgcgcgcttgtgccgacgctgcgcgcgaaaagcAACGCGAGGAATCCGCACCcaaggccgtgcgcagtgAATTGGCCGAGTTTGCCGCTGGGCTGCTCCCCGGCGTATCAGACATGTTTTCTACGCATGCGCGCTGGCTTACTATGGACCCCATCTTGCAGCCGCCGGAAGTAATGCTCGAGCgggacggcgcgcgcgcgccgtcgccatcgCTCGACATTGAAGAAGACATGCGCGCGGACGGGAACTTGAGAGAAGCGCTGTTGGACGCGCCTCCGGATCCATGCGATGTGCACGCTACCTCTGCGCAGTTCTCCGAGTCGCTGCACGAGCCGCTGAACCAATTCACGACACATGCGCCATTTCAAGCATTCCACGAGCAGCTctcgcacgcgctcgataTGGACCAAGGCCCGCCAGAAGTGCCGAGCGTGCAACAGGGTGTATGCGCATTGGAtgcagcatcgcaagcagcacgtCTTGCggacgcacggcgcaccttgcccaaagtgccggcggcgcatgccaCGGAAGAGAAGGCGGAAAAAGACGCAtctgctgcgccatggcacaTGGCGCCAGTGCAGCACGTACACCACACCGGTGATCCAGCCTTGGATGCTGAAGAGGCGCCCGAGAAGTGGCACGAAGCCACATTGTACGTTACCGGCGAGCACGACGCTTTGCAGCCCGTGCACATTGTCTATACTACCCGCCAGCTGCTTACCGTCGTGCTTGTTTTTTCGCAcaacgcgtcgcgcgacgcatggCTTTTGCCGAGCTGGCGTCTGTTGCAGCGTGTACAGGACATTGTGCAGGATACGCAGTGTGCAGAGGCAGCGCCTCAATACCTGCATGTGGACcgagcatcgcgcaccgctCAAAATAACCTTGCGTTACTGCAGGGAGGCGAGCATAGGACACAGGCATCTATTGAGTCGCAAttgctcgacgccgatAGGCTGATGGTTTCCCACGGCGTCAAGGAGGTGCTGGCGCGGAGCAACGACAGCGCTTTTTGGGTCGCAGCGCGTGTTTCCACAGACGAGGCCGCACACACGTTCCTGGTATTGCAAGgcaatgcacagcgcagTTACGGGATTTCAGAGTGCGATCAGCAAATGCGGCGGCTTGCCTCGGAGCATAGCGAGTTCAATCTGTAG
- a CDS encoding uncharacterized protein (EggNog:ENOG503PKZU) produces the protein MEDAAPNVLDVKLASVSHATLDAVASAIWGIPFYDTEFLVRHKGRDQGVFLHSNIVRNVCPKLFKMMLSSTAIELDAMEPSESEPVKGRRPVPRLNNASPRRRGPDVLLPGLDIDDEEIILDDESSSDDFDDASITMPPLRNRAATPDLGRVESVASREGSPPFRLSSQPMPQSMPVLDADAEATRSSSGLFSRLMRKRMNETQGSGAMTSASQKNAADQAGRLRRYSGKSRAPVGPLGSAPQVAFNSDVDTPSLPNSRASTPRNARRTPRKETSRKETPRGGGLPVKRIYVKGASPRTVQALVFYLYTNQAHFVSSPHQSPYSDASSLHEEAMELLGDGGKQNPSLWPPAFSSKAAYSLGHQLDLRDLSMRAFNHLALNMSSRTVLADLLSPFGDRFVEVQRAQLDYITENWEEVKTRPDFAPTIEHLVHGQYPNSSKSLFQLFSKLSVK, from the exons ATGGaggacgctgcgccaaacGTACTGGATGTGAAGCTGGCATCTGTAAGCCACGCGACGCTGGATGCGGTTGCGTCTGCAATTTGGGGCATCCCATTTTACGACACAGAGTTCCTTGTGCGCCATAAAGGCAGGGACCAGGGCGTGTTTCTGCACAGCAACATTGTGCGTAACGTATGCCCCAAGCTATTCAAAA TGATGCTCTCCAGCACTGCAATCGAGCTCGATGCGATGGAGCCAAGCGAGTCTGAACCTGTAAAGGGGCGCCGCCCTGTGCCGCGGCTCAACAAcgcgtcgccgcgccgacgcggaCCTGACGTGCTCCTTCCCGGCCTCGATATCGACGATGAGGAGATCATTCTGGACGACGAGTCGAGCTCTGACGATTTTGATGATGCTTCGATTACtatgccgccgctgcgcaaccgcgcagcgacgccagATCTCGGTAGGGTAGAGTCCGTTGCTAGCCGCGAAGGCAGTCCACCTTTCCGTCTTTCATCACAGCCGATGCCGCAGTCGATGCCGGTGCTGGATGCGGATGCggaagcgacgcgcagcagctcgggCCTCTTTTCCCGGCTTATGCGCAAGCGTATGAACGAGACGCAGGGCAGTGGCGCGATGACCTCCGCGTCCCAAAAAAATGCAGCAGACCAGGCCGgacgcctgcgccgctacTCGGGCAAATCTCGCGCCCCCGTGGGGCCGCTGGGCAGCGCTCCGCAGGTTGCATTCAACTCGGACGTGGACACTCCGTCGCTGCCCAATAGCAGggccagcacgccgcgcaatgcccgtcgcacgccgcgcaaagaaaCGTCACGCAAAGAAACGCCGCGGGGAGGAGGATTGCCAGTGAAGCGAATTTACGTCAAAGGCGCCTCGCCGCGTacggtgcaggcgctggtTTTCTACCTGTACACGAACCAAGCCCACTTTGTCTCGTCTCCCCATCAGAGTCCCTACAGCGATGCCAGCTCTCTGCACGAGGAAGCGATGGAGTTGCTGGGCGACGGCGGGAAGCAGAACCCTTCCCTCTGGCCTCCTGCATTTTCGAGCAAGGCCGCTTACTCCCTGGGCCACCAGCTGGATTTGCGCGACCTGAGCATGCGTGCCTTTAACCATCTCGCGCTGAACATGTCTTCGCGCACGGTCTTGGCCGATCTGCTCTCGCCCTTTGGCGATCGGTTTGTCGAGGTACAGCGCGCTCAGCTGGACTACATTACAGAGAACTGGGAGGAAGTCAAGACACGCCCGGACTTTGCGCCCACCATCGAGCATTTGGTGCACGGCCAGTATCCGAACTCGAGCAAGAGCTTGTTCCAGCTTTTCTCCAAGTTGAGCGTCAAGTAA
- the TIM23 gene encoding Mitochondrial import inner membrane translocase subunit tim23 (COG:U; EggNog:ENOG503NW8D; TransMembrane:1 (i205-223o); BUSCO:EOG09264NC7) — protein MWPFSSSRDSNAPPAPAVPEHVGEGTVEHLRQQSFVTPSDTAPPEAPTAASLLQHTALDPAKLHPFANISSDDLEYLDIEDDKPNTLQGSRTALPSRGWSDDLCYGTGTTYLSGLALGGLMGLREGAARPLGIEHPTFRLRMNAVLNQVTRRSTFVGNSAGVIAMTYNIVDAIIDNARGKHDIYGSMASGALSGALFRVTSGPRAMLVSSSIMVAAAAAWTGAKRAFLS, from the coding sequence ATGTGGCCGttcagctcgtcgaggGACAGCAACgcaccgccagcgccagctgTGCCAGAGCACGTTGGCGAAGGCACAGTTGAGCATTTGCGCCAGCAGTCGTTTGTGACGCCTAGCGACACTGCGCCACCCGAAGCACCAACCGCAGCGAGcctcttgcagcacacCGCGTTGGACCCTGCAAAGCTGCACCCATTTGCCAACATTAGCTCGGATGACCTTGAGTATTTGGATATTGAGGATGACAAGCCCAACACGCTCCAAGGttcgcgcaccgcgctccCGAGCCGTGGCTGGAGCGACGATTTGTGCTACGGAACAGGCACGACCTACCTAAGTGGCCTTGCCCTCGGTGGCCTTATGGGCCTGCGCGAGGGTGCTGCGCGTCCGCTCGGTATTGAGCACCCCACATTCCGCCTGCGCATGAATGCTGTACTGAACCAGGTGACCCGCCGCAGCACCTTTGTCGGCAACAGCGCCGGCGTGATTGCAATGACATACAACATCGTTGACGCTATAATTgacaatgcgcgcggcaagcacgaTATATACGGGAGCATGGCATCGGGAGCACTGAGTGGCGCACTCTTTCGTGTCACGTCTGGCCCACGGGCCATGCTGGTCTCCAGCTCGATCATGgtcgccgccgcagctgcatggACCGGTGCCAAGCGTGCATTCCTGAGCTAG
- the MRPL2 gene encoding 54S ribosomal protein L2 mitochondrial (EggNog:ENOG503NYA4; BUSCO:EOG09264ZDZ; COG:J): MRPPASFAAAMHTASLRVATPVRTALLPSASLARASPFVLPPFPFGGAVQTRNSAKRGGGTTKNNRNSAGRRLGVKRPGSNFVKPGDIIYRQRGTSWHPGEHVGIGRDHTLYAKVPGFVRFYKPNYEQKQVKPAIAPLGTLPLRLPQRETVYAHSPETVRPHPSSGRKSRKFVGIVLARDGVLPRKPGLPRARLFNKTDLNAVEKEKQMRRRGIEPLALDASLA, from the coding sequence ATGCGGCCACCAGCGAGCTTTGctgcggcgatgcacacgGCATCGCTGCGTGTGGCAACACCGGTACGCACTGCATTGCTGCCTAGTGCATCCCTTGCCCGCGCATCGCCGTTTGTCTTGCCGCCGTTTCCGttcggcggcgccgtgcaaacGAGAAACTctgccaagcgcggcggcggtacGACGAAGAACAACCGCAACAGTGCCGGTAGGCGTCTCGGTGTGAAGCGGCCGGGATCCAACTTTGTCAAGCCGGGCGATATCATCTACCgccagcgcggcacatCGTGGCACCCAGGCGAACATGTAGGGATCGGGCGCGATCATACCTTGTACGCCAAAGTACCTGGATTCGTTCGCTTTTACAAGCCAAACTATGAGCAGAAGCAGGTCAAGCCGGCCATTGCACCGCTCGGTACTTTGCCTTTGCGcctgccgcagcgcgagacTGTATATGCACACTCACCGGAGACAGTGCGCCCACACCCTTCTTCAGggcgcaagtcgcgcaagtTTGTCGGcattgtgcttgcgcgcgacggcgtccTGCCGCGTAAGCCTggcctgccgcgcgcgcgtctgtTCAACAAGACGGACTTGAACGCGGTGGAGAAGGAAAAGCAGATGCGGCGTCGAGGGATCGAGCCGCTCGCATTGGACGCATCGCTCGCTTGA
- a CDS encoding uncharacterized protein (EggNog:ENOG503PIYB) — protein MDKASVRRVVTESRELAQRLKQLENVRAKLSAGEDAHEACKQLEQADTDLRLQREHVEAAVNARIHGRWLSTLTAALEAKILQHKQQFGMHLKQTLESSMQSLFLEQDGVQGNDGADQAVLNEEGLPFVDPVEQLPDSPPATPDISMHLSSAPVGNILDRAPGSIVPFERSDAELGERDRREWMDAMLDILEKEEEEEEEQNAADAPLLAAMPQPDKEAPSKLESFRRGFLHRRTETDNATPASTEDNAVRPKKHVRIAEQEPESSEEEDEVPREKRSRAVQYGQHPDDVGVEKEAARIVNLLGPQVIEGHPNADRILAELEASNTRVVQKTPEPTAAGPARPAIGEAIVERNEASFQEPLSSAPRKKVSAFKRRQLARQEAEEEPIPNAPTVSQGIPAIERAGRAEEGLASQRASQGLPPQIPHARPTKAYAERLRQRREANAQEAVDGENDAPPLSATRKVRFGSPTVVEAEAMDEEDTMSPMDEADDDVPMQYDSEDSMQSGDDTLWDSDDEYDLNDLASLRPSMEGHAEDPYWDEQLAKEYAEAQARLGAIAHLSTPARNDASAEESYGIAPLDSSVADRDDTTGNTAREHTKPNVSRFKAARIAGDAVPNPTWQLDHGAKQDEPEDSISGVPVMVLPSLAPVRFAKHANPDTRQVDVDGESDEDDDRLQALMRARLDIAEHYTPPTKSALRKDIPPQVQAKK, from the coding sequence ATGGACAAAGCGTCTGTGCGGCGGGTCGTGACAGAGtcgcgcgagcttgcacagcgcttgAAGCAACTAGAAAATGTGCGGGCAAAACTTTCCGCTGGAGAGGATGCACACGAAGCTTGCAAGCAGCTAGAGCAAGCGGATACAGacctgcgcttgcagcgcgagcatgTCGAAGCGGCGGTCAATGCACGGATCCACGGTAGGTGGCTCTCCACACTCACAGCAGCCCTTGAAGCTAAGattttgcagcacaagcagcagTTCGGCATGCATCTGAAGCAGACACTGGAAAGTTCCATGCAAAGCTTGTTCCTTGAACAGGACGGCGTTCAAGGGAATGACGGCGCCGACCAAGCAGTCCTGAATGAAGAGGGTCTGCCGTTTGTCGATCCTGTAGAACAGTTGCCTGACTCACCGCCCGCCACGCCAGATATTAGTATGCATCTTTCGTCCGCGCCTGTCGGCAATATTTTAGACCGCGCGCCCGGGAGCATTGTCCCATTTGAGCGATCCGATGcagagctcggcgagcgtgATCGACGCGAATGGATGGATGCGATGCTTGATATTCTAGAAAaggaagaagaagaggaagaggagcaaAATGCAGCCGACGCACCGCTGCTTGCGGCCATGCCGCAACCCGATAAGGAAGCCCCCTCGAAACTCGAGAGTTTCCGCCGTGGTTTTTTGCATCGGCGCACGGAGACAGACAATGCAACGCCAGCATCGACAGAGGACAATGCTGTGCGACCTAAGAAACACGTAcgcattgccgagcaggagcCTGAATCGagcgaagaagaggacgaggtgccgcgcgaaaagcgttcgcgtgcagtgcagtATGGCCAACACCCTGACGATGTTGGTGTTGAGAAAGAGGCTGCACGCATTGTAAATCTACTCGGCCCTCAAGTAATCGAAGGGCATCCCAACGCAGACCGAATACTTGCAGAGCTCGAAGCGTCCAATACGCGCGTGGTGCAAAAAACGCCCGAGCCAACGGCAGCAGGCCCTGCGAGACCCGCGATTGGCGAGGCTATTGTAGAACGCAACGAGGCCTCTTTTCAAGAACCTTTATCGAGTGCACCACGCAAGAAAGTGAGTGCGTTTAAGCGCCGCCAACTGGCACGCCAAGAAGCCGAAGAAGAGCCTATCCCCAATGCGCCTACCGTATCACAAGGCATCCCTGCCATTGAGCGTGCAGGTCGTGCCGAAGAAGGgcttgcatcgcagcgcgccagcCAAGGTCTCCCTCCCCAAATTCCGCATGCCCGCCCGACCAAAGCGTATGCAGAACGACTacgacagcggcgcgaagcAAATGCCCAAGAAGCCGTCGATGGAGAAAatgacgcgccgccgctttctGCGACACGCAAAGTACGCTTCGGCTCGCCGACCGTAGTAGAAGCGGAGGCGATGGACGAAGAAGATACCATGTCGCCGATGGACGAGGCTGATGACGATGTACCGATGCAATACGATTCCGAAGACTCTATGCAAAGTGGCGATGATACACTATGGGATAGTGACGACGAGTACGATTTAAACGATCTTGCATCACTGCGGCCCAGCATGGAAGGGCATGCAGAAGACCCCTACTGGGACGAGCAGCTGGCCAAAGAGTATGCAGAGGCGCAAGCAAGGCTCGGTGCAATTGCACATCTCTCCACGCctgcgcgcaacgacgcGAGTGCCGAGGAGTCGTATGGGATTGCGCCCTTAGACTCGTCCGTTGCCGACCGGGACGACACGACTGGCAAtacggcgcgcgagcatACCAAACCCAACGTGTCGCGCTtcaaagcagcgcgcattgctggCGACGCAGTGCCGAATCCTACCTGGCAACTCGACCACGGCGCCAAGCAGGACGAGCCTGAGGACAGTATTTCTGGCGTGCCTGTCATGGTGCTTCCATCCTTAGCGCCTGTGCGTTTTGCAAAGCACGCAAACCCAGACACGCGGCAAGTCGACGTCGACGGCGagagcgacgaggacgatgaCCGCTTGCAGGCAttgatgcgcgcacgtctcgacattgccgagcactACACGCCACCTACCAAGTCCGCCCTGCGCAAAGACATACCACCCCAAGTGCAAGCGAAAAAGTAG
- a CDS encoding uncharacterized protein (EggNog:ENOG503P2NW; COG:S): MAPKMNPKAVAGRARKAEAEDRKAAAASAKAAEEEEGKWQQGAKTKSNADARKEKDAEKARKKAELARLTEEDDKATPGKKVNAGGKGSAKGSAKGGAKGGDAAGGDNLDDLDLQIASFSATNLDDALEAMNLVSEKDNKASRGAAAGAMEKHPERRFKAAFEAYKEQELPKLREDRPGLRLQQYNDLLYKHFQKSPQNPFNQLHVSYDASKEDKLAVLKAKRDATATRLAG; this comes from the exons ATGGCGCCCAAAA TGAACCCGAAGGCTGTTGCTGGTCGTGCTCGCAAGGCAGAAGCAGAGGATCGAaaggcggcggcagcgtctGCCAAGGCGgcggaagaggaggagggCAAGTGGCAGCAAGGCGCAAAAACCAAGTCGAatgccgatgcacgcaaGGAGAAAGACGCTGAAAAGGCCCGCAAAAAGGctgagcttgcgcggctcaCAGAGGAAGACGACAAGGCGACGCCAGGCAAAAAAGTAAATGCGGGTGGAAAGGGCAGTGCCAAGGGCAGTGCCAAGGGCGGCGCCAAAGGCGGCGACGCAGCTGGCGGCGACAATCTTGATGATTTGGATTTGCAGATTGCATCGTTCAGCGCTACGAACCTCGATGATGCGTTGGAGGCCATGAATCTCGTCTCTGAAAAGGACAATAAGGCGAgccgtggcgctgcggctgGTGCAATGGAGAAACATCCAGAGCGTCGATTCAAGGCCGCATTTGAGGCATACAAGGAGCAAGAGCTCCCAAAACTGCGCGAGGACCGCCCTGGACTGCGTCTGCAGCAATACAACGACTTGCTGTACAAGCACTTCCAG AAATCGCCGCAAAACCCCTTCAACCAGCTCCATGTATCCTACGATGCATCCAAGGAAGATAAATTGGCTGTGCtcaaggccaagcgcgacgccaCCGCCACCCGCTTGGCCGGCTAG